The Candidatus Cloacimonadota bacterium genome contains a region encoding:
- a CDS encoding ABC transporter ATP-binding protein: MRKLKIIGNKISTLLFENKQMNTNLIFRFLTPYFKKHITSLIIGGISVFLLSILILPTPLITRHIIDKTLPNKNLQELLFLILLVLGLLIFMKVVGYFQGLLFYKINTKVILSIRLDLLEKINKLPLKINKKYGTGYLISRINDDTDRIRTLFADTVIMIIKDILTFLVGVMAIFIIHWKLALISITILPFFVASTIYFSKIIRKLSKVFYEDNAQTTRQLEESLNMVELIKVFLKYKYNLLRYIKRAKQAFRSNIKLGKTSFLNSTVTGFLGGLAPIVIIGYGGYEIIQGNLTLGSLIAFNSFVGYLFGPTSRLINVNIQIQKSLMALERVRELFDLPEERIDKEIVLPEKIEQLAFGNVHFSYEKRVATEAQRHREEDINGIKFKNLKDKNLITNKIVEEEILKGISFTARNGEKIGIVGSSGGGKTTLLRLLAGLYEIDEGDIILNGRRLVTSELIALRRQVAIVEQEPYLFNDTIYNNIKFGNGRASEEEIYLSAKQAYADEFIKQLPIGYKTIVGEKGANLSVGQKQRIAIARALIRNPKILILDEATSNIDPISESFINKTIINLPEDMIIFVITHHLTITRKCNKILVLDNGRIIEQGTHNELIKMNNNYKKLYDYKF, encoded by the coding sequence CTTATTACACGCCACATAATAGACAAAACACTTCCAAACAAAAACCTGCAAGAATTATTGTTTTTAATCCTGCTTGTATTGGGCTTGCTTATCTTTATGAAAGTAGTTGGCTATTTTCAAGGACTTCTCTTTTACAAAATCAATACAAAAGTAATTTTAAGCATCAGATTGGATTTGCTGGAGAAAATAAATAAACTTCCACTTAAGATAAACAAAAAATACGGCACAGGTTATCTTATCTCCCGCATAAATGACGATACAGACAGGATACGAACTTTGTTTGCTGATACTGTTATAATGATAATAAAGGATATTCTTACCTTTCTTGTTGGAGTTATGGCAATCTTTATTATTCACTGGAAACTGGCACTGATTTCCATTACAATTCTGCCTTTTTTTGTAGCATCCACAATCTATTTTAGCAAGATAATTCGTAAATTATCAAAAGTATTTTATGAGGATAATGCGCAGACAACGAGACAATTAGAAGAGTCGCTTAATATGGTTGAGTTGATTAAGGTCTTTTTGAAATATAAATACAATCTTTTGCGATATATCAAAAGAGCGAAGCAGGCATTTCGTTCAAATATCAAACTGGGAAAAACATCTTTTCTCAACAGCACAGTAACCGGCTTTTTAGGTGGACTTGCACCAATAGTAATTATAGGTTATGGTGGTTATGAGATAATACAGGGAAATCTAACTCTCGGTTCACTCATTGCTTTCAATTCGTTTGTGGGTTATTTGTTTGGTCCAACAAGTAGATTGATAAATGTCAATATACAGATACAGAAGTCACTAATGGCATTGGAAAGGGTTAGAGAACTTTTTGATTTGCCTGAAGAAAGGATAGATAAAGAGATAGTTTTGCCAGAAAAGATTGAGCAATTAGCTTTTGGGAATGTTCATTTTTCCTATGAGAAAAGAGTTGCCACAGAGGCACAGAGGCACAGAGAAGAAGATATTAATGGAATAAAATTTAAAAATCTTAAGGATAAAAATCTCATTACAAATAAAATTGTAGAAGAAGAAATATTAAAAGGAATAAGTTTCACAGCAAGAAATGGTGAGAAGATAGGTATTGTGGGCAGTTCTGGAGGGGGAAAGACAACTTTACTGCGACTTCTTGCAGGTTTATATGAGATAGATGAAGGTGATATAATTCTAAATGGTAGGAGATTAGTTACATCAGAATTAATAGCTTTACGAAGACAGGTAGCCATTGTTGAGCAAGAACCGTATCTGTTTAATGATACGATTTACAATAATATCAAATTTGGCAATGGTCGAGCAAGCGAGGAGGAGATTTATTTATCTGCAAAACAAGCTTATGCGGATGAGTTTATCAAACAATTACCAATTGGATATAAAACGATTGTTGGAGAAAAAGGTGCGAATTTATCAGTTGGTCAGAAACAGAGGATTGCAATTGCTCGAGCATTAATAAGAAATCCAAAGATATTGATTTTAGATGAAGCAACCTCCAATATTGATCCGATAAGTGAAAGCTTTATTAATAAAACAATTATTAATTTGCCTGAAGATATGATTATTTTTGTCATTACACATCATTTAACAATCACGCGAAAATGTAATAAAATTCTTGTTCTGGATAATGGAAGAATTATAGAACAAGGGACTCACAATGAGTTAATTAAAATGAATAACAATTATAAAAAATTATATGATTACAAATTTTAA